In a single window of the Centropristis striata isolate RG_2023a ecotype Rhode Island chromosome 18, C.striata_1.0, whole genome shotgun sequence genome:
- the vgll2a gene encoding transcription cofactor vestigial-like protein 2a — MSCLDVMYQVFGPQPYFSSYSPYHHQKLALYTKMQDPQDSVSRLGPPGSGGPPAIKEEDKELPPGAEYLSSRCVLFTYFQGDISAVVDEHFSRALSHTSAYPASSSHKAVRDGSFPMSQRSFPPSFWNSSYQPSVSSALGSALSAPHTELPFPGDPYSSASLHSHLHQPSPDSWHPSHHHHHHHHHPYSLGGAIGTQSSAYSRPGVHEMYGAAFDPRYGSLLVPSVRPHHRLASGSSVPGPSASPCDLGGKGESGTASAWSGAFTGAGAEIGLNMDTGLQAQDKSKDLYWF, encoded by the exons ATGAGCTGCCTGGATGTGATGTACCAAGTGTTTGGTCCTCAGCCTTATTTCAGCTCCTACAGCCCCTACCACCACCAG AAACTGGCGTTGTATACCAAAATGCAAGACCCCCAGGACAGCGTCAGCCGGCTGGGCCCCCCGGGCTCTGGGGGCCCCCCGGCCATCAAAGAGGAGGACAAGGAGCTGCCGCCGGGAGCCGAGTACCTGAGCTCCCGCTGCGTCCTCTTCACCTACTTCCAGGGAGACATCAGCGCCGTGGTGGACGAGCACTTCAGCCGAGCCCTCAGCCACACCAGCGCCTACcctgcctccagcagccacaAGGCCgtaagag ACGGATCATTCCCGATGAGCCAGAGAAGTTTCCCTCCGTCGTTCTGgaacagctcctaccagccgtcCGTCTCCTCGGCGCTGGGCAGCGCTCTGTCGGCGCCCCACACAGAGCTCCCGTTCCCCGGGGACCCGTACTCCTCCGCCTCCCTGCACAGCCACCTCCACCAGCCCAGCCCCGACTCCTGGCACCcgtcccaccaccaccaccaccaccaccaccacccgtACTCACTAGGGGGCGCCATCGGCACCCAGAGCTCGGCGTACTCGCGCCCCGGGGTCCACGAGATGTACGGCGCGGCGTTCGACCCGCGCTACGGCTCCCTGCTGGTGCCGTCGGTGAGGCCTCACCACCGCCTGGCGTCCGGCAGCTCGGTGCCGGGGCCCAGCGCCTCGCCCTGCGACCTGGGGGGGAAGGGGGAGTCGGGGACGGCGTCGGCCTGGAGCGGCGCCTTCACCGGAGCCGGGGCGGAGATCGGACTCAACATGGACACAG gTCTGCAGGCACAGGATAAGAGCAAGGACTTGTATTGGTTTTAG